One genomic window of Cygnus olor isolate bCygOlo1 chromosome 3, bCygOlo1.pri.v2, whole genome shotgun sequence includes the following:
- the MTLN gene encoding mitoregulin produces the protein MGPEALRPRAVRWALLAAFAAGVLVGWQAGRARRRFLRWRQQRLQRRLDAAREQLEAA, from the coding sequence ATGGGCCCGGAGGCGCTGCGGCCGCGGGCCGTGCGCTGGGCGCTGCTGGCCGCCTTCGCCGCCGGCGTGCTGGTGGGCTGGCAGgccggccgggcccggcgccgCTTCCTCCGCTGGCGCCAGCAGCGCCTCCAGCGCCGCCTCGATGCCGCCCGGGAGCAGCTGGAGGCGGCCTGA